The Faecalibacter sp. LW9 genome has a segment encoding these proteins:
- a CDS encoding EF-Tu/IF-2/RF-3 family GTPase gives MIRPQEDHLHDYRCYAGLVLSGKYKVGDAITILPANIPSTITRIERDLTAVDEVVAGDNVVIYLANDVDISRGDTFILANDEVQQNNKLTTWVCWLDHQHLQLGNPYLLQHRFKSVRVKIKAIQQR, from the coding sequence GTGATTCGACCTCAAGAAGATCATTTACATGATTATCGTTGTTATGCTGGTCTTGTACTAAGTGGTAAATATAAAGTTGGTGATGCAATTACCATTCTTCCTGCAAATATTCCTTCAACAATTACTCGTATTGAACGTGATCTTACTGCTGTTGATGAAGTTGTTGCTGGAGATAATGTGGTCATTTATTTAGCAAATGACGTTGATATTTCTCGTGGTGATACTTTTATTCTTGCCAATGATGAGGTTCAACAAAATAATAAACTTACCACTTGGGTTTGTTGGCTCGATCATCAGCATCTACAACTTGGGAATCCTTATTTGTTACAACATCGTTTTAAATCTGTACGTGTAAAAATTAAAGCGATTCAACAACGTTAG
- a CDS encoding GTP-binding protein: protein MFFQKPIRCLKKKQSKNNSKNSDIDLALLTDGLRAEREQGITIDVAYKYFATEKRKFIIADAPGHEQYTRNMVTGVSNSDLIIILIDARNGVITQTKRYAIIGSLMGLKKAIVAINKMDIEKYSEVVYTKIKTDFEALLPQLHYGEVHYVLISALAGDNIVSNLNNTPWYKGASILELL from the coding sequence GTGTTTTTCCAGAAACCAATTAGGTGTTTAAAAAAAAAACAATCAAAGAATAATTCAAAAAATAGTGATATTGATTTAGCCCTTTTAACTGATGGACTTCGTGCCGAACGTGAACAAGGGATTACAATTGATGTGGCATATAAATATTTTGCAACAGAAAAACGTAAGTTTATCATTGCAGATGCACCCGGTCATGAACAATATACGCGTAATATGGTGACTGGTGTTTCTAATTCTGATTTGATTATTATTTTGATTGATGCTCGAAATGGTGTAATAACTCAAACAAAACGTTATGCAATCATTGGTTCTTTGATGGGACTTAAGAAAGCAATTGTTGCCATTAATAAAATGGATATTGAAAAATATTCAGAAGTAGTTTATACCAAAATTAAAACAGATTTTGAAGCGCTTTTACCACAACTACATTATGGTGAGGTTCATTATGTTCTAATTTCAGCTTTAGCAGGTGATAATATTGTATCAAATTTGAATAATACGCCTTGGTATAAAGGTGCATCTATTCTTGAACTTTTATAA
- a CDS encoding HAD family hydrolase, which produces MIKTVIFDMDGVIVDTEPVHHYAYHEHYKELNIPVTPELFATFTGQSTKNVYQILKERFNLKDEVNDLVLRKRSIFNEAFDTKPDLELIPGVENLIKDLHHIGFELILASSASKSTIDRVFNRFDLNQYFKAKVSGEDFPKSKPDPAIFLHAASLAQSTKEECIVIEDSTNGIEAAVRANIRVLGYVSQNTKRQDLSKANWICDDFNTIDANYIQHLS; this is translated from the coding sequence ATGATAAAAACTGTAATTTTTGATATGGATGGTGTAATTGTAGACACTGAACCTGTTCATCACTATGCTTATCACGAACATTATAAAGAATTAAATATTCCAGTCACTCCTGAATTATTTGCCACATTTACGGGTCAATCGACTAAAAATGTGTATCAAATTCTAAAAGAAAGATTTAATTTGAAGGATGAAGTAAATGATTTGGTTTTGCGTAAGCGTAGCATTTTTAATGAAGCTTTTGATACAAAACCCGATTTAGAATTAATACCTGGAGTCGAAAATTTAATTAAAGATTTACATCATATTGGTTTTGAATTAATATTAGCATCATCAGCTTCGAAATCGACGATTGATCGCGTCTTTAATCGATTCGACTTAAACCAATACTTTAAGGCAAAAGTGTCTGGAGAAGATTTTCCAAAGTCTAAACCAGATCCTGCAATCTTTCTTCACGCAGCATCATTAGCTCAATCAACGAAAGAAGAATGTATTGTTATTGAGGATTCAACAAATGGAATTGAAGCAGCGGTTCGTGCGAATATTCGTGTTTTGGGTTATGTTAGTCAAAATACCAAACGACAAGATTTGTCGAAAGCCAATTGGATTTGTGATGATTTTAATACAATAGATGCGAATTATATTCAACATTTATCATAA
- a CDS encoding elongation factor 1-alpha C-terminal domain-related protein has product MNHWTFEDTDQIGLNYVAQIQLQSNQPLVYDAFLTNNKTGNAILVDETSHNTVGALMIL; this is encoded by the coding sequence GTGAATCATTGGACTTTTGAAGATACGGATCAAATTGGCTTAAATTATGTTGCTCAAATTCAGCTACAATCGAATCAGCCTTTAGTTTATGATGCGTTCTTAACAAATAATAAAACAGGTAATGCAATTCTTGTGGATGAAACTTCACATAACACGGTTGGAGCTTTAATGATTCTATAA
- a CDS encoding sulfite exporter TauE/SafE family protein encodes MNDYNLNDIPKETKSVIIDEYLKRKKANPTHQYKRFATWTSTIFLSFFFDYALATYYSYDELSLFVSQIPNEFYIMLAVGIFAQLVDGALGLSYGIMCASAMMSFGVKLPAISGSIYTAEMFSSSVSGFSHYKFGNVNKKMLIWLAIPGVVGSILGSLFVIYIG; translated from the coding sequence ATGAATGATTATAACCTGAATGACATTCCAAAAGAAACGAAGTCGGTCATCATCGATGAATATCTGAAACGTAAAAAAGCCAATCCAACGCATCAATATAAACGCTTTGCTACTTGGACAAGTACTATATTCCTATCTTTTTTCTTTGATTATGCTTTGGCGACTTATTATTCGTATGATGAATTAAGTTTGTTTGTTAGTCAAATTCCAAATGAATTTTACATTATGCTTGCTGTAGGAATTTTTGCGCAGCTGGTTGATGGAGCGCTTGGTTTGAGTTATGGAATTATGTGTGCTTCTGCTATGATGTCATTTGGAGTTAAACTTCCGGCTATTTCAGGAAGTATTTATACAGCCGAAATGTTTTCGAGTTCTGTTAGTGGATTTTCGCACTATAAGTTCGGAAACGTCAACAAAAAAATGTTGATTTGGTTAGCCATTCCTGGTGTTGTTGGTTCTATTTTAGGTTCTTTGTTTGTCATTTACATTGGCTAA
- the ligA gene encoding NAD-dependent DNA ligase LigA — protein MDIQDRILALREELNQHNYNYYVLDNPTISDFEFDLKLKELKKLEDENPIFFDVNSPTQRVGGLVTKNFPTVQHEFRMYSLDNSYSVEDLQDWEKRIEKALGEKVEFVCELKYDGASISICYENGELTQAVTRGDGTQGDEITNNIRTIQSVPLKLKGNFPEKFYMRGEITIPLDTFKLINEDRANIGLELYANPRNTASGSLKLQDNTEVAKRGLQCFPYYFIGNNLPYATQWEMLEAAQNLGFKVPNTSKLCTSLEEVLEFVNYWDVERKNLPYETDGIVIKVNSFAQQDELGFTAKAPRWAMAYKFKAEAAETELLSIDYQVGRTGAITPVANLAPVSLAGTIVKRASVHNEDIIKKLDIRIGDMVYVEKGGEIIPKIVGVNTDVREPGTQEIEFIKECPSCGTALIRKEGEAQHYCPNDTGCEPQIIGKLEHFISRKAMDIDSIGGETAALLHQAGLVNNVADFYTLQKEDILPLDRMAEKSAQNIVNSVEKSKAQPFEKVLYAIGIRHVGETVAKKLVKHFQNIDRLMAATMEELVSVGDIGEKIAISIKDYFKDEDNLALIARLREYGLHFEMGEAEKPQSDVLEGKTFLFTGTLTKFTRTEAQKMVEANGGKNISAVSKNLNYLIAGEKAGSKLKKAEEIGTVIVLTEDEFLTMVNG, from the coding sequence ATGGACATTCAAGATAGAATATTAGCCTTACGCGAAGAATTAAATCAACACAATTATAATTATTACGTTTTAGATAACCCTACGATTTCTGATTTCGAATTCGATTTGAAATTAAAGGAATTAAAAAAGTTAGAAGACGAGAATCCGATCTTTTTTGATGTTAACTCTCCTACGCAACGTGTCGGAGGTTTAGTGACAAAGAATTTCCCGACTGTTCAACACGAGTTTAGAATGTATTCTTTAGACAATTCTTATTCGGTTGAAGATTTACAGGATTGGGAAAAACGTATTGAAAAAGCTTTAGGCGAAAAAGTAGAATTTGTTTGTGAATTAAAATATGATGGTGCATCTATCTCTATATGTTATGAAAATGGCGAATTAACTCAAGCAGTTACTCGTGGTGATGGTACACAAGGAGATGAAATCACGAATAATATTCGAACAATTCAATCAGTTCCATTAAAATTAAAAGGAAATTTTCCTGAAAAATTTTACATGCGTGGCGAAATCACGATTCCGTTAGATACTTTTAAATTAATAAATGAAGATCGTGCAAATATTGGATTAGAATTATATGCAAATCCACGAAACACTGCATCAGGATCATTAAAATTGCAAGATAATACAGAAGTTGCGAAACGTGGTTTACAATGTTTTCCTTATTATTTTATTGGGAATAATTTGCCTTATGCAACGCAATGGGAAATGTTAGAAGCTGCGCAAAATTTAGGTTTTAAAGTTCCAAATACTTCTAAATTATGTACTTCTTTAGAAGAAGTTTTAGAATTCGTTAATTATTGGGATGTTGAACGAAAAAATTTACCTTACGAAACCGATGGAATCGTAATAAAGGTTAATTCATTTGCACAACAAGATGAATTAGGATTTACTGCAAAAGCTCCTCGTTGGGCAATGGCGTATAAATTCAAAGCTGAAGCTGCGGAAACCGAATTATTAAGCATCGATTACCAAGTGGGTCGTACAGGAGCCATTACACCTGTAGCAAACTTAGCACCTGTCTCTTTAGCAGGAACGATTGTTAAACGTGCATCAGTTCACAATGAAGATATTATCAAGAAATTGGATATCCGAATTGGTGATATGGTTTACGTGGAAAAAGGTGGAGAAATTATTCCAAAAATCGTTGGGGTTAATACCGATGTTCGCGAACCTGGGACACAAGAAATTGAATTCATTAAAGAATGTCCATCTTGTGGAACTGCATTAATACGTAAGGAAGGTGAAGCGCAACATTACTGTCCAAATGATACCGGTTGTGAACCTCAAATCATTGGAAAGCTAGAGCATTTTATTTCACGCAAAGCAATGGATATTGATAGCATTGGTGGTGAAACTGCTGCGTTATTGCATCAAGCTGGTTTAGTGAATAATGTCGCTGATTTCTATACGTTACAAAAGGAAGATATTTTACCGTTGGATCGTATGGCAGAAAAATCGGCTCAAAATATCGTGAATTCAGTAGAAAAATCAAAAGCACAACCTTTTGAGAAAGTGCTTTATGCCATTGGAATTCGACACGTCGGTGAAACCGTTGCAAAGAAATTGGTGAAACATTTTCAAAACATCGACCGACTAATGGCTGCTACAATGGAAGAATTAGTATCGGTTGGAGATATTGGAGAAAAGATTGCGATTTCGATCAAGGATTACTTTAAAGATGAAGATAATTTAGCTTTAATTGCACGTTTACGTGAATATGGATTACACTTTGAAATGGGAGAAGCCGAAAAACCTCAATCCGATGTTTTAGAAGGAAAGACTTTCTTGTTTACAGGAACGTTAACAAAATTCACGCGAACAGAAGCGCAAAAAATGGTGGAAGCAAACGGAGGAAAAAACATTTCAGCCGTTTCTAAAAACTTGAATTACTTAATTGCTGGAGAAAAAGCCGGAAGTAAATTAAAAAAAGCCGAAGAAATTGGAACAGTGATCGTTTTAACGGAAGATGAATTCTTAACGATGGTTAACGGATAA
- a CDS encoding T9SS type A sorting domain-containing protein: MKNLLLPILLTFTSYTYAQTYQGCIDAPNGLYPENIYIPNCGGNIEYITEYGFSGEYSKVQLSAGIAYEFKGSIHSDYLTITDESGDEILVSGSNIVNFTPMEDMIIRFYLHTNENCGSDFDDLKMRSIKCTSVPTSYCAPILDCSDGAAILEVSTSMFTHQSDCSENGYIDYSGQYHIPAYFQEPIDLSVKVGNGWYEQSVSVWIDFNRNFQFEENEFYFLGSGTNTTINGIINIPEHIEIGEYHMRIRLSTVSENHATWDKACDVSEYYGETEDYMLLYTHPISTNEIEAKKVRWSPNPVHDQLMIQNFDQVNTIIITDLIGKTILKTESKAKINVEKLPKGVYVIQLLMKDGTEQKSKMIKK, encoded by the coding sequence ATGAAGAATTTACTGTTACCAATTTTATTGACTTTTACTTCGTATACCTATGCGCAAACTTACCAAGGGTGTATAGATGCTCCTAATGGATTGTATCCAGAAAATATTTATATACCCAATTGTGGTGGAAATATTGAATATATTACAGAATATGGATTTTCTGGTGAATACTCTAAAGTACAATTATCCGCAGGAATTGCTTATGAATTTAAAGGATCGATTCATTCTGATTATTTAACGATTACAGATGAAAGCGGAGATGAAATTTTAGTTTCAGGAAGCAATATTGTCAATTTCACTCCAATGGAAGATATGATCATTCGTTTCTACCTGCATACGAATGAAAATTGTGGAAGTGATTTTGATGATCTAAAAATGAGAAGTATAAAATGTACTTCAGTTCCTACAAGTTATTGTGCACCAATTTTAGATTGCTCAGATGGTGCAGCAATTTTGGAAGTTTCAACTTCGATGTTTACTCATCAGAGTGATTGTTCAGAAAATGGATATATAGATTATAGTGGTCAATATCATATTCCTGCATATTTTCAAGAACCAATCGATTTAAGCGTAAAAGTAGGTAATGGTTGGTATGAACAGAGTGTTTCTGTTTGGATAGATTTTAATCGTAATTTTCAGTTTGAAGAAAATGAATTTTATTTTTTAGGAAGTGGTACAAATACGACGATTAACGGTATAATTAATATTCCAGAACACATTGAAATTGGTGAATATCACATGCGCATAAGATTGTCAACAGTCTCAGAAAATCATGCAACTTGGGACAAGGCTTGTGATGTTAGTGAATATTATGGCGAAACAGAAGATTATATGTTATTATATACACATCCTATTAGTACAAATGAAATTGAAGCGAAAAAAGTAAGATGGAGTCCAAATCCTGTACATGATCAATTGATGATTCAAAATTTTGATCAAGTAAACACAATCATTATAACTGATCTAATAGGTAAAACAATTCTAAAAACTGAGTCAAAAGCAAAAATTAATGTAGAAAAACTGCCAAAAGGAGTGTATGTTATTCAACTTTTAATGAAAGATGGAACTGAACAAAAGTCAAAAATGATCAAGAAATAA